One genomic window of Fusarium keratoplasticum isolate Fu6.1 chromosome 3, whole genome shotgun sequence includes the following:
- a CDS encoding Aldehyde dehydrogenase yields MTLSPTSYDKLYINGEYVAAKSSATLELRSPITNDLVTDKVPIAGQEDVDIAVAHAEAGFNGPWSQFTAAQRSACLRKLADLLETEVEPILTLDTLTMGSPVSLIPTRENGYIRSCLLYYAGWTDKQRGDYFPADDGFVKLVTHEPIGVCVAINPYNAPVASFIMKAAPCLATGNTLIVKPSEKSPLGSLALAPLFEKAGFPKGVVQVLSGDGSTGALLSSHMRVRKISFTGSTNTGRKIQELAARSNLKRVTLELGGKSPAIVFDDANIENALTWTINGILTRSGQVCVAASRVYVQEGIADAFIKAYTERMKDARSRLGDPHDPNVSMGPLADSIALEKVKSMIERGKNEAELVVGGLQHGDVGCFMEPTVFLNPKPNAQVLKEEVFGPVAVVQTFKTEEEVIKLANDTEFGLMAGVFTKDINRAMRLSSQIESGVVGINCISVMNLQAPFGGKKASGIGREFGEYGLRMFTEPKTVLIK; encoded by the exons ATGACACTATCACCAACCTCTTACGACAAGCTGTACATCAACGGCGAATACGTCGCCGCCAAGTCCTCGGCGACCTTGGAACTCCGGAGCCCCATCACCAATGATCTTGTGACCGACAAGGTGCCCATTGCAGGCCAGGAGGATGTTGACATCGCCGTGGCTCACGCCGAGGCAGGCTTCAACGGCCCTTGGAGCCAGTTTACCGCTGCCCAGAGGTCTGCCTGCCTGCGCAAGCTGGCCGATTTGCTGGAGACTGAAGTCGAGCCCATCCTCACCCTCGACACCTTGACCATGGGAAGCCCAGTCTCGCTCATTCCCACCCGAGAGAACGGATACATTAGATCCTGCTTGCTGTACTATG CGGGATGGACCGATAAACAACGTGGAGATTACTTCCCCGCAGACGACGGTTTTGTGAAACTCGTTACGCATGAGCCTATTGG TGTATGCGTCGCCATCAACCCCTACAACGCGCCGGTCGCCTCCTTTATAATGAAAGCCGCACCTTGCTTGGCTACGGGCAACACACTGATCGTGAAGCCATCAGAGAAGTCCCCCCTTGGCTCGTTGGCCCTCGCCCCTCTCTTCGAGAAGGCTGGGTTTCCCAAGGGCGTTGTCCAGGTGCTCAGTGGTGACGGCTCCACCGGTGCCTTGTTATCGTCTCATATGCGTGTTAGAAAG ATCAGTTTCACTGGGAGCACCAACACGGGACGAAAAATCCAGGAGCTTGCGGCTCGGAGCAACTTGAAACGGGTGACGCTAGAGCTAG GTGGTAAGAGTCCAGCTATCGTGTTTGATGATGCCAACATCGAGAATGCTTTGACATG GACCATCAACGGCATCTTGACGAGGTCCGGCCAAGTCTGCGTTGCAGCGTCTCGTGTGTATGTCCAGGAGGGAATTGCGGACGCTTTCATCAAGGCGTACACTGAGCGCATGAAGGACGCCAGGAGCAGACTCGGCGACCCGCATGACCCCAATGTCTCGATGGGCCCGCTGGCCGACTCCATAGCTCTAGAGAAGGTTAAGTCCATGATTGAACGAGGCAAGaacgaggccgagcttgTGGTTGGTGGCCTCCAGCACGGCGATGTCGGGTGCTTCATGGAACCGACCGTGTTCTTGAACCCTAAGCCCAATGCACAGGTTCTGAAAGAGGAGGTTTTCGGGCCTGTGGCTGTGGTGCAGACCTTCAAGActgaggaagaggtcatcAAACTCGCCAACGACACAGAGTTTGGGCTTATGGCTGGAGTGTTCACCAAGGACATTAACCGTGCAATGAGGCTCTCCTCACAGATCGAATCAGGTGTCGTTGGCATCAACTGCATTAGCGTT ATGAACCTACAAGCTCCATTTGGAGGTAAAAAGGCATCCGGAATCGGGAGGGAGTTTGGCGAATAT GGATTGCGCATGTTTACCGAGCCCAAGACAGTCTTGATCAAGTAA